The following are encoded together in the Budorcas taxicolor isolate Tak-1 chromosome 4, Takin1.1, whole genome shotgun sequence genome:
- the LOC128046651 gene encoding 40S ribosomal protein S3a-like, producing MAVSKNKRLTKGGKKGAKKKVVDPFSKKDWYDMKAPAMSYIRNIGKTLVTRTQGTKIASDGLKGRVFEVSLADLQNDEVAFRKFRLITEDVQGKNCLTNFHGMDLTRDKMCSMVKKWQIMIEAHVDVKTTDGYLLRLFCVGFTKKHNNQIRKTSYTQHQQVRPIHKKMMEIMTREVQTDDLKEVVNKLIPDSIGKYIEKACQSIYPLHDVFVRKVKMLKKPKFELGKPMELHGEGCSSGKATGDETGAKVERADGYKPPVQELV from the coding sequence ATGGCGGTCAGCAAGAACAAGCGCCTTACAAAAGGAGGCAAAAAGGGAGCCAAGAAGAAAGTGGTTGACCCATTTTCTAAAAAAGATTGGTATGATATGAAAGCACCAGCTATGTCCTATATAAGGAATATTGGGAAAACATTGGTCACGAGAACTCAAGGAACCAAAATCGCATCTGATGGCCTCAAAGGTCGTGTTTTTGAAGTGAGTCTTGCTGATCTGCAGAACGATGAAGTAGCATTTAGAAAATTCAGGCTAATTACTGAGGATGTTCAGGGAAAAAACTGCCTGACTAACTTTCATGGTATGGATCTTACCCGTGACAAAATGTGCTCTATGGTCAAAAAATGGCAGATCATGATTGAAGCTCACGTTGATGTCAAGACTACCGATGGTTACTTGCTTCGTCTGTTCTGTGTGGGTTTTACTAAAAAGCACAACAATCAGATTCGGAAGACCTCTTACACCCAGCACCAGCAGGTGCGCCCGATCCACAAGAAGATGATGGAAATCATGACCCGAGAGGTGCAGACAGATGACTTGAAAGAGGTGGTCAATAAATTGATTCCAGATAGCATTGGAAAATACATAGAAAAGGCTTGCCAATCTATTTATCCGCTCCATGATGTCTTcgttagaaaagtaaaaatgctgaagaagcccAAATTTGAATTGGGAAAACCCATGGAGCTACATGGTGAAGGTTGTAGTTCTGGAAAAGCTACTGGGGATGAGACAGGTGCTAAAGTTGAACGAGCTGATGGATACAAGCCACCAGTCCAAGAATTGGTTTAA